The genome window CGAAGATGCGCGTGCCGCGCGGGTTGTTCTCTTTTCCAATAATCACGGCGGCGTTATCGTCGAAGCGAATGTGGGAGCCGTCGGGCCGGCCATACTCTTTGGCCGTGCGAATAATCACCGCGCGCACCACTTCGCCCTTCTTGACCGCGCCGCCTGGAGTGGCCTGCTTGACCGTCGCGACGATCACATCGCCGACCCGGCCATACTTCACCACCGATCCGCCGAGCACCCGGATGCACATGATCTCTTTGGCGCCGGTATTATCGGCAACCTTCAGACGGGTCTGCACCTGGATCATTGCCGTTACTCCTCAGCGCGCTGGAGGATCTCCACTACCCGCCAGCGCTTGGTGCGGCTCAGGGGACGAGTTTCCTCAATGCGCACAATATCGCCCACTTTGCAGGCATTCTCCTCGTCGTGGGCGTGAAACTTGCTGGTTTTCCGAATGATCTTGCGGTAGAGCGGATGGGGTTTGAGATAGTCCACCGCCACCACCACGGTTTTATTCATCTTATCGCTCACCACGCGCCCGACCTTCTGAGTGCGGCGCACAGTGGCAGGCCGTTCAACCTCGCTCATGGTTCATCTCCCGCTCCAGTTCCCGCTCGCGCAGGATGGTCTTGATCCGCGCGATCTCCTTCCGCACCTGGCGGGGGCGAGCCGTGTTGGTCAGGCTCGAAGTGGCTTTCTGGAAGCGCAGGTTAAACAGTTCTTCGTAGTGCAGTTTAAGCTGCTCACGCAGTTTAGCGTCATCCAGGCTGCGCAACTCACTCGCTTTGGCCACTGCTCACCTCCGGCTCCACATCATCGCGCGTGACGATTTTGCATTTGATCGGCAGTTTTTGAGCGGCGCGGCGCAGCGCCTCGAGGGCGATCTCTTCGCGCACGCCGGCCAGTTCAAACATCACGCGGCCAGGCTTCACCACGGCCACCCAGTGATCCACGCTCCCTTTGCCGCCGCCCATACGGGTTTCGGCGGGCTTTTGCGTCACGGGCTTATCGGGAAAGATCCTGATCCAGACCTTTCCGCCGCGCTTCACATAACCGGTGATGGTGCGGCGGGCCGACTCGATCTGCCGGCTGGTGATCCACACCGGTTCAAGGGCCATCAGACCATACTCCCCGAAGACCACGCTGTTGCCGCGATAGGAGAGACCCTCGCTCCGCCCTTTCTGTTGCTTGCGGTACTTGGTGCGTTTAGGCAGAAGCATTGTCACCCCTCCTCGAGCGGCGTTCGCCACGTTCGGCGCGTTCGGGGCGTTCAAGGCGCTCAACGCGTTCAGGGGCCGCCGCGCTTACCTGCTGCTCTACCTGAGCTTTGCCGAGTTGATCCGGGAACACGTCGCCCTTGTAGATCCAGACCTTCACGCCGATACGACCATAGGTGGTATGGGCATGCACGTTTGCGTAGTCAATATCAGCGCGGAGCGTATGGCGCGGCACGCGCCCCTCGCTCTCATTTTGCACGCGGGCCATCTCAGCCCCGCCCAGGCGCCCCGAGCAGCGGATGCGCACGCCCTGGGCGCCGAGGCGCATCGCGCGCTGCACCGCCTGCTTCATCGCCCGTTTGTAGCTGACACGCTTGTTAATCTGCTCGGCAATGCTTTCGGCAACCAGTTGCGCGTCCAGTTCCGGCTGGTGGATCTCCTGAATGTTGAGTTTGATCTTTTTCCCGGTGCGTTTTTCCAATGTGCTCTTCAGTTGATCGACATTGGTGCCGCGCTTGCCGATCACAATCCCCGGCTTGGCGGTGTAAACCGTCACTTCGATCTTGTTCGCTGAGCGTTCGATCTCGATGCGCGAGACGCCGGCGTTGGCCAGCTCCTTGGCAATCAGCTTGCGCAGCTCAAGATCCTCGTGGAGTTGCTGGGTGTACGTCTTCCCCTCAGCGAACCATGTCGACTGCCAGGTCTTGATATAGCCGAGGCGGAAGCCAATCGGATGAACTTTGCGTCCCAAGAGCGTCTCCTCCTGGCAGTTGCTAGTCCGCCTGCTCGTCAACGATCACCGTAATGTGAGTCGTCGGCTTGCGGATCTGATTTGCCATGCCGCGAGCCCGCGGCATAAACCGCTTGAGCACGGGCCCCTGGTCAGCGTAGATATACTTGATGAACAGGGAGCTCCGGTCCATATCGAAATTATGTTCCGCGTTTGCCGCGGCTGACTTGATCGTGCGAGCCACCTCGCGGGCCGCCTTCTGCGGCATATATTCCAGGGTTGCCAGCGCCTTATCCACCGGCATCCCTCGCACCACATCCATCACCAGGCGAACCTTTAATGGCGAGATGCGCACGTAGCGAGTAACTGCTTTGACTTCCATCGTTGACGCCTCATCAACGCGCGACAAACCTGGTTATTATACCACAAAGGTCACTTCATTTTGCCGCGCTTATCAGCCTTCTTGCCGCCGTGGCCGCGGAAGAGGCGGGTCGGGGCGAACTCGCCGAGCTTGTGACCGACCATGTTCTCGGTGATGTAGACGGGCACGTGCCGCCGGCCATCATGCACCGCAATGGTATGGCCGATCATCTGCGGGAAGATGGTCGAGTCGCGCGACCAGGTCCGCAACACCCGTTTCTCGTTGGTGCGGTTCATGGCCTCGATCCGCTCGAGCAGCTTGATATCTACATACGGCCCCTTCTTCGACGAACGGGACATACTGGCACAGCCTCCTTATATAATAGGTAGAGACCATTTTTTCAAAGTCCTGGGCGCAACCCTCAGGGTTTACGCTCCGGCTGGGAGCCGGCCCCGCGGAGCCTGTCCGGCGCTAGGGCTTGCGCCGGCGCACAATAAAGCGATCGGAACGCTTATTATTGCGCGTCTTAACTCCGCGGGCCGGTTTGCCCCACTTGGTCTTCGGCGTGCTCATGCCGATCGGCGCGCGCCCCTCGCCACCTCCGTGGGGATGGTCGCGGGGGTTCATCGCCGAGCCGCGGACGCGCGGGCGCCGTCCAAGCCAGCGAGCGCGTCCGGCCTTGCCGATGCGAATGTTCTGATGATCAACGTTC of Chloroflexaceae bacterium contains these proteins:
- the rpmC gene encoding 50S ribosomal protein L29, whose product is MAKASELRSLDDAKLREQLKLHYEELFNLRFQKATSSLTNTARPRQVRKEIARIKTILRERELEREMNHERG
- the rplP gene encoding 50S ribosomal protein L16, producing the protein MLLPKRTKYRKQQKGRSEGLSYRGNSVVFGEYGLMALEPVWITSRQIESARRTITGYVKRGGKVWIRIFPDKPVTQKPAETRMGGGKGSVDHWVAVVKPGRVMFELAGVREEIALEALRRAAQKLPIKCKIVTRDDVEPEVSSGQSE
- the rplV gene encoding 50S ribosomal protein L22 encodes the protein MEVKAVTRYVRISPLKVRLVMDVVRGMPVDKALATLEYMPQKAAREVARTIKSAAANAEHNFDMDRSSLFIKYIYADQGPVLKRFMPRARGMANQIRKPTTHITVIVDEQAD
- the rpsS gene encoding 30S ribosomal protein S19 → MSRSSKKGPYVDIKLLERIEAMNRTNEKRVLRTWSRDSTIFPQMIGHTIAVHDGRRHVPVYITENMVGHKLGEFAPTRLFRGHGGKKADKRGKMK
- the rpsC gene encoding 30S ribosomal protein S3; amino-acid sequence: MGRKVHPIGFRLGYIKTWQSTWFAEGKTYTQQLHEDLELRKLIAKELANAGVSRIEIERSANKIEVTVYTAKPGIVIGKRGTNVDQLKSTLEKRTGKKIKLNIQEIHQPELDAQLVAESIAEQINKRVSYKRAMKQAVQRAMRLGAQGVRIRCSGRLGGAEMARVQNESEGRVPRHTLRADIDYANVHAHTTYGRIGVKVWIYKGDVFPDQLGKAQVEQQVSAAAPERVERLERPERAERGERRSRRGDNASA
- the rpsQ gene encoding 30S ribosomal protein S17, with product MSEVERPATVRRTQKVGRVVSDKMNKTVVVAVDYLKPHPLYRKIIRKTSKFHAHDEENACKVGDIVRIEETRPLSRTKRWRVVEILQRAEE
- the rplN gene encoding 50S ribosomal protein L14, whose translation is MIQVQTRLKVADNTGAKEIMCIRVLGGSVVKYGRVGDVIVATVKQATPGGAVKKGEVVRAVIIRTAKEYGRPDGSHIRFDDNAAVIIGKENNPRGTRIFGPVARELREKQFMRIVSLAPEVL